The window TACCTGGTGAATCATTTTGAAGAGCTATTTGCGTTTGGCTGAGTTGTGGAGCGTGTTGAGTAAATGAAAGTGGAATACAGAAGAAGTCAAGCTGCGAGAGCAGTAAGGGTGATGTTTTGTTAAAGCTGAGAAAAACAGTGTTTTTGCGAGCCGAAGGATGATTTCAAAGACCGAGATTTCTGTTTAAGGCCGAGGGGTATACCCTCTATCAGCAAACTCTAATCATATCGTCGAACAGACTCAAATTCACTTGAGACTTCTTAAATACTCGTACATAGCTTGTATCCCGTTTGCAACCGCTTTTGCGGAAATTGTCGCGTAGCTCATAACATCGGCAACGAGTATAAAACCCTGTTTCTTGGCTTCTTCTTCGTCAAAGGTTGGTGGAAACTGTTCGAGATCCAGTTTCAGGCCATTCTCCAGGCCACTCTGAGGAATATTGTAAAAACGGCTTTGAAAGTCCTCGTTCAAAACATTCTTTCCTAATCCATCCGTCTCATCCTTGGCTTCCAGAACTTTTATTTTCCAAAGGTGAACGGATCCGTCTAGCTCACGGTTGAAAAGTGCCATTACCTTAATCCAACCACCGTAACCTTTTGAATCGGCTAAGAGTACGTAAAACTTTCGGTTATCCACTGTGAATTCGCAATGAGGTAGGTACAACCTCACGTTACCAGTTCCGAATGATTTTTCTTCTTGCAGGCACAGCTGCTTTTCAAGGATATGAACAACGTCCCTCTCTGATAATATAAGTTTTCCAGAATCGTCTGTTAGCAATTCCAACATGGGGTCCAACTTCGCTTTGAACGCTTGACGGAATTTTTGCTCTTCCGCGTAGTTTACGATCATCACAACAGCCAACGTAGAAACTATCAGGAAAACTGAAATTTGGATCACTCTTTTCAAAAACAAATCATACACCCCCAGTACTTAGTCGACGATCCTATTCTAACATTCTTGCTAAAGTTTTCACATTTATTCTACAGGACGCTGTTTTCATTGTCAAACTTCGGAATTACGGTTTTTCGAGTATAAAATACCTAAATTGGCATCGTTCCGACTAAATTAACCTTCTTCCACCTTTACACATAGTACAGGATGTGGTATAATATATTCAGCAAGTATGAGAATTAATTCACTAACTTTTGGTTTTTGGGCTTCTGAGGTGGAGGACTCAACGTCTGACACCGAGGAAGAGGGGTAAGTTTAAGCCGATAAGTTTAAGCCGACTTGAGTTATCCTGTTTGCGTTGCTAATGGTATCCCCTTTTCCCGGTGCTCAGGCGGGAAAAGGGGATTTTATTTTTGGGAGGAAAGATAAGATGGATAACTCTTCCAGTGCCGAAAGGTACTATACCATCGATATCATTGTAACCGACAGGGAGAATGCCTATTCCAAGGTGAACGAGTTACTCCACGAATACTCCGATATCATCAAGCTCAGGGTGGGTTACCCGGTTCCAGATGCAAATATTGCTATAGTCTTCTTGATCGTTAAGACGACCAATGACAGAATGGGGGCCTTTACCGGAAAGCTTGGCAAGATCTCCGGTGTGAAGGTCAAAAGTATAGCGATATGAAACGAGTAGTGGGAAGGTGAGAGGTATGTACGTGTTTGTAAAAGAACTCGATACCGAAAAGACATTTATTCCCGAGGGAGAGATTCACTCGCTACTTGAGGAGACGAAGAATCCGGACAAAAAGTTCGTACGTGAGATTCTTCAGAAGTCCTTGGAGAAAAACCGACTCGAGCCAGTTGAAGTGGCGACGCTGCTAAACGTTGAGGATCCAGAACTCATCGAGGAAATTTTCGCGGCTGCGCGTACCTTGAAGGAGAAGATTTACGGTAACCGAATCGTACTCTTTGCACCACTCTACATCGGAAACGATTGTGTCAATGACTGTGTCTACTGTGGATTTCGAAGTTCCAATCCAGAAGTCTACCGCAAAACACTCACGTTCGACGAGCTGAGAAAAGAAGTTGAAGCACTGGTAAAACGCGGGCATAAACGCTTGATAGTGGTCTACGGCGAGCATCCACGTTACAGTCCGCAGTTCATTGCCGAAACGATAAGGATCATCTACGAAACGAAGGTGGGTAATGGAGAAATCAGACGTGTCAACGTCAACGCGGCACCTCAAACGGTGGATGGTTACAAGGTTATCAAGGAAGCGGGTATAGGCACTTTCCAGATCTTCCAGGAAACGTACCATCAGCCAACTTACAAAAAACTCCATCCACGCGGTCCGAAATCCAACTACGCGTGGAGACTTTACGGACTGGATCGCG is drawn from Fervidobacterium thailandense and contains these coding sequences:
- a CDS encoding FMN-binding protein, producing MFLKRVIQISVFLIVSTLAVVMIVNYAEEQKFRQAFKAKLDPMLELLTDDSGKLILSERDVVHILEKQLCLQEEKSFGTGNVRLYLPHCEFTVDNRKFYVLLADSKGYGGWIKVMALFNRELDGSVHLWKIKVLEAKDETDGLGKNVLNEDFQSRFYNIPQSGLENGLKLDLEQFPPTFDEEEAKKQGFILVADVMSYATISAKAVANGIQAMYEYLRSLK
- a CDS encoding TM1266 family iron-only hydrogenase system putative regulator, translated to MDNSSSAERYYTIDIIVTDRENAYSKVNELLHEYSDIIKLRVGYPVPDANIAIVFLIVKTTNDRMGAFTGKLGKISGVKVKSIAI